A window of Juglans regia cultivar Chandler chromosome 7, Walnut 2.0, whole genome shotgun sequence contains these coding sequences:
- the LOC109004154 gene encoding acidic endochitinase-like gives MARKLSTPLALFCLLFIALFSGSNAGVICVYWGQNGNEGSLADACATRNYGIVNIAFLVTFGSGQTPQMNLAGHCNTTTNGCTGLSNDIRACQNQGIKVILSIGGAAGRYFLSSADDARSVANYLWNNFLGGQSSSRPLGDAVLDGIDFYIKGNTNQHWDELARALSTFSQQKKVFLTAAPDCPFPDAWLKGALDTGLFDYVWVQFYNNQPCQYSSNADNLTNSWNQWNTIQAGQIFLGLTAAPDAAWTGYIPPNVLTNEVLPSIKNSSRYGGVMLWSRTYDEGYSSAIKNSFSESLRPHYISFNNMVCKV, from the exons ATGGCTCGAAAATTGTCAACCCCATTAGCCTTGTTCTGCCTTTTGTTCATTGCCCTGTTCAGCGGCTCGAATGCAGGCGTGATCTGTGTGTATTGGGGCCAGAATGGAAATGAGGGCAGCTTGGCGGATGCTTGCGCCACAAGGAATTATGGTATAGTGAACATAGCTTTCCTGGTAACATTTGGCAGCGGCCAGACCCCACAGATGAACCTTGCCGGCCACTGTAACACAACCACAAATGGGTGCACCGGCTTGAGCAACGACATCAGAGCTTGCCAAAACCAGGGCATCAAAGTGATTCTCTCCATTGGAGGCGCTGCTGGTAGATATTTCCTCTCCTCTGCTGATGATGCCAG GAGTGTTGCAAACTACTTGTGGAACAACTTTCTTGGTGGCCAATCTAGCTCCCGTCCATTGGGTGATGCAGTTCTAGATGGCATTGACTTTTATATTAAGGGAAACACAAACCAGCATTGGGACGAGCTTGCAAGGGCACTGTCTACATTTAGCCAACAGAAAAAGGTCTTCCTAACAGCAGCACCAGATTGTCCATTCCCAGACGCTTGGCTAAAAGGAGCACTAGACACTGGCCTGTTTGACTATGTCTGGGTCCAATTCTATAACAACCAACCCTGTCAATACTCTAGCAATGCAGACAACCTTACGAATTCTTGGAATCAATGGAACACTATTCAAGCTGGGCAGATATTTCTGGGGTTGACTGCAGCTCCCGATGCAGCTTGGACTGGCTACATCCCTCCCAATGTTCTTACTAATGAAGTTTTACCTTCTATTAAGAATTCTTCAAGATATGGAGGTGTTATGCTTTGGTCTAGGACTTATGACGAGGGCTATAGCTCAGCTATTAAAAACAGTTTTTCTGAAAGTTTGAGGCCACATTATATTAGTTTTAATAATATGGTTTGTAAAGTATAA
- the LOC109004165 gene encoding acidic endochitinase-like, translating to MAQKLQTPLALFGLLMVALFTGSKAGVISVYWGQNGNEGSLADTCATGNYGIVNIAFLVTFGNGQTPQMNLAGHCDPSTNGCTGLSNDIRACQNQGIKVMLSLGGGAGSYFLSSAEDARSVANYLWNNFLGGQSSSRPLGDAVLDGIDFDIEGGTTQHWDELARALSAFSQQKKVYLTAAPQCPFPDAWLKGALDTGLFDYVWVQFYNNQPCQYSGNADNLKSYWNQWNTIQAGQIFLGLPAAPEAAGSGYIPPDVLNSDVLPAIKSSSKYGGVMLWSRNYDKGYSAAIKSNV from the exons ATGGCTCAAAAGTTGCAGACCCCATTAGCCTTGTTCGGCCTTTTAATGGTTGCCCTCTTCACAGGCTCAAAGGCAGGCGTGATCTCTGTGTACTGGGGCCAGAATGGAAATGAGGGCAGCTTGGCTGATACTTGCGCCACTGGGAATTATGGTATAGTGAACATAGCTTTCCTGGTAACATTTGGCAACGGCCAGACCCCACAGATGAACCTTGCTGGCCATTGTGACCCAAGCACAAATGGGTGCACCGGCTTGAGCAACGACATCAGAGCTTGCCAAAACCAGGGCATCAAGGTGATGCTCTCTCTTGGAGGCGGTGCTGGTAGCTATTTCCTCTCCTCTGCTGAAGATGCCAG GAGTGTTGCAAACTACTTGTGGAACAACTTTCTTGGGGGTCAATCCAGCTCCCGTCCATTGGGTGATGCAGTTCTAGATGGCATTGACTTCGATATCGAGGGAGGCACAACCCAACACTGGGACGAGCTTGCAAGGGCACTGTCTGCATTTAGCCAACAGAAAAAGGTCTACTTAACAGCAGCACCACAATGTCCATTCCCAGACGCTTGGCTAAAAGGAGCACTAGACACTGGCCTGTTTGACTATGTCTGGGTCCAATTCTATAACAACCAACCCTGTCAATACTCTGGGAATGCAGACAACCTGAAGAGCTATTGGAATCAGTGGAACACTATTCAAGCTGGGCAGATATTTCTGGGATTGCCTGCTGCTCCAGAGGCAGCTGGGAGTGGCTACATCCCTCCCGATGTGCTTAATAGTGATGTTTTGCCTGCTATCAAGAGTTCTTCAAAATATGGAGGGGTTATGCTTTGGTCTAGGAATTATGATAAGGGCTATAGCGCAGCTATTAAAAGCAATGTTTGA
- the LOC109004164 gene encoding acidic endochitinase-like, whose amino-acid sequence MARKLQTPLALFSLLMVALFTGSKAGVISVYWGQNGNEGSLADTCATGNYGIVNIAFLVTFGNGQNPQMNLAGHCDPSTNGCTGLSNDIRACQNQGIKVMLSLGGGAGSYSLSSAEDARSVANYLWNNFLGGQSNSRPLGDAVLDGIDFDIEGGTTQHWDELARALSAFSQQKKVYLTAAPQCPFPDAWLKGALDTGLFDYVWVQFYNNPPCQYSGNADNLKSYWNQWNTIQAGQIFLGLPASPEAAGSGYISPDVLNSDVLPAIKSSSKYGGVMLWSRNYDKGYSAAIKNNV is encoded by the exons ATGGCTCGAAAGTTGCAGACCCCATTAGCCTTGTTCTCCCTTTTAATGGTTGCCCTCTTCACAGGCTCAAAGGCAGGCGTGATCTCTGTGTACTGGGGCCAGAATGGAAATGAGGGCAGCTTGGCTGATACTTGCGCCACTGGGAATTATGGTATAGTGAACATAGCTTTCCTGGTAACATTTGGCAACGGCCAGAACCCACAGATGAACCTTGCCGGCCATTGTGACCCAAGCACAAATGGGTGCACCGGCTTGAGCAACGACATCAGAGCTTGCCAAAACCAGGGCATCAAGGTGATGCTCTCTCTTGGAGGCGGTGCTGGTAGCTATTCCCTCTCCTCTGCTGAAGATGCCAG GAGTGTTGCAAACTACTTGTGGAACAACTTTCTTGGGGGTCAATCCAACTCCCGTCCATTGGGTGATGCAGTTCTAGATGGCATTGACTTCGATATCGAGGGAGGCACAACCCAACACTGGGACGAGCTTGCAAGGGCACTGTCTGCATTTAGCCAACAGAAAAAGGTCTACTTAACAGCAGCACCACAGTGTCCATTCCCAGACGCTTGGCTAAAAGGAGCACTAGACACTGGCCTGTTTGATTATGTCTGGGTCCAATTCTATAACAACCCACCCTGTCAATACTCTGGGAATGCAGACAACCTGAAGAGCTATTGGAATCAGTGGAATACTATTCAAGCTGGGCAGATATTTCTGGGGTTGCCAGCTTCTCCAGAGGCAGCTGGGAGTGGCTACATCTCTCCCGATGTGCTTAATAGTGATGTTTTGCCTGCTATCAAGAGTTCTTCAAAATATGGAGGGGTTATGCTTTGGTCTAGGAATTATGATAAGGGCTATAGCGCAGCTATTAAAAACAatgtttaa